Genomic window (Streptosporangium brasiliense):
ACGAACGACAGGTCCTTGGTGGCGCTCCACTTGGAGACCGCGCCGGGCAGCGACTCGGCGCTCCAGGGGTGGCCGTCCTGGCTGACGTACGGGGCGAGCTCCTCGACCAGCTCGGCCCGGCGCTTCATCGAGAAGGCCGCCGCGACGCCGACGTGGCGGAGCGTGCCGCCGGAGTCGTGCAGTCCCAGGAGGAGGGACCCGACCACCGGGCCCGACTTGTGCCAGCGGTATCCGGCCACCACCACGTCGGCCGTCCGCTCGTGCTTGACCTTCGACATCACCCGCTTGTCCGGTTGGTACGGCAGGCCGCCCGGCTTGACCACGATGCCGTCGAGTCCCGCGCCCTCGAAGGTGTCGAACCACTCGGCCGCCTGCTCCTCGGACGTGGTGACCGGTGTCAGCCGGATCGCCCGCCCCGCGCCGCCGAAGATCGACTCCAGCCGTGCCCGGCGTTCGGAGAACGGGGCCTCCAGCAGGGACTCCTCGCCCAGGGCCGGCAGGTCGAAGGCGATGAACGACGCCGGGGTCTGCTCGGCCAGCAGCTTCACCCGGGAGGCGGCCGGGTGGATGCGCTGCTGCAGGGCCTCGAAGTCGAGCAGCTGGCCGTCGCGGACGACGATCTCCCCGTCGACCACCACCCGGTCGGGCAGCTCCGCCTTCACCGCCTCGACCAGCTCGGGGAAGTAACGGGTGAAGGGCCGCTCGTTGCGGCTGCCGAGATAGACCTCGTCCCCGTCGCGGAACACCACGCACCGGAAGCCGTCCCACTTCGGCTCGTAGAACAGGGTGCCGTCCTGCGGCGGCAGGCCGTTGACGGTCTTGGCCAGCATCGGCGCGAGCGGTGGCGCTATCGGCAGTCTCATCCCGCGGCCCCGGCCGGACGGACGGCGGCGGGGACCCGGCCGCGGCGCTCGACGTCGGACTCGTTCTGCTCGTCCACTACGGCTCCGAACATGTGTCGTCGTGCCCGGCGGTGAACTCACCTCACCGGTTCACCAGGGCTCCGAATATATCTGGTGAACAGGAAACCGTCCTCCTCCAGCACGTGGGCCAGGTGGAGCCGGGTGAGCGAGGCCGGGCCGTCGAGGACCCGGGAGGCGTCCCCGCCGATCAGCATCGGGCTCAGCGTGAGGCAGAGCTCGTCGACCAGGCCGGCCGCGGCGAGCTGGGCGTTGATCTTCGCTCCGCCCTCGCACAGCACCCGCCCCAGGCCGCGCTCGCCGAGCTCCCCGACCGCCGCCGCCAGATCCACCCGGTCGTGACCGGCCACGATGACCTCGGCGTGCCGGGCGGCCTCCTCGCGCCGGTCCCTGGGGGCGGCGTCGCAGGTGATGACGATCGTCCGGGAGTCCGGCCCGGCCTCGGCGAACAGCGGGCCCGTCAGATCCAGGTCGAGGCGCCGGGTCACCACGGCCACCGGAGGGGCGGCCGGACGGCCCTCGCGCAGCGGGCGCCACGATTCCCTCGGCCGGGCCGGGCCGTACCCCTCGGCCCGCACGGTCGCCGCCCCCGCCACGATGACGTCGGCCAGCCCGCGCAGCACCCCGAAGACCCGCCGGTCGCCCTTGCCCGACAGCCCGCCGGACAGCCCCTCCAGCCAGGTCCCGCCGTCGGCGCTGGCCACCATGTTGACGCGGACGCACCGGCCGTCCGGATAGGCGTAAACCCGGGCGAGGTCGACGTCGCCGGAGGTCATGGGATGGATGAGACGCATCCCTCTACCTTGGCACAGCGCCGGTCGCCGGGTTCCCCGGCACGGTCGATAACGGATTCGACGCGCCTGATGACTTCGGTTGACTCCCGTTACATGATTCTCATGGAGATCCAGGAGGTTCCGTGGGGCTGGTCGCGATCGTGACATGGTTGATCACCGCGATGGTCGGGATCTACCTGCTGTATCTGTGGCTGTCCGGCGGGGGGCTGCGCCAGCAGGCGACGAAGGTCACCCGCTTCCCCGCCGTGCTGGTCTTCGCCCATCCGGGGCTGGCGGTCTCCGCGCTGGCCTGCTGGATCGTCTACGTGCTCACCTCCGAGCGGGCCTTCGCGTGGCTGTCGTTCGGGGTGCTCGCGGCCTCGGCGCTGCTGGGGTTCACCATGTTCACCCGCTGGCTGGGCGGCGGCCGCCACGCGCGCGGCGCCGAGCAGCGCCTGCCCGTCCTCGCCGTCGCGCTGCACGGCGTGGCCGGGGTGACCACGTTCGTCCTGGTGCTGCTCACCGCCGCCATCGCCACCGGGCTCTGACCCACCGGCCCGCGCGCCCGCCCGCGGGGCACGCCCGATCACCGGCGGCCGGCGGGACCTAGGTCCTGGGGCAGCGCAGGATCTGCATGGAGCGCGACGTCACCGGCACCACGGCCTCCGGCGGCCAGACCCTCTCGGCCGACCGCCCGTCCACCGGCCTGTCGTCGGCGGTGTCCAGCACGGTCCGCCACTCCGTCCCGTACTTGGCGTCGGGGACGGTGAAGTCCATGTCCTCGTGATGACCGTTGATCAGCAGCAGGAACGAGTCGTCCAGGATCGGCTCGCCGCGCGGGCCCGGCTCGGTGATGGCGTCGCCGTTGAGGAAGACGGTCAGGGACTTGGCGTAACCGGTGTGCCAGTCGGAGGCCGACATCTCCTCACCGGCCGGGGTGAGCCAGACGATGTCGCGGGTGCCGTCCTCGGCCTTGCGGCCGTGGAAGAACCTGCGCCGCTGGAAGACCGGGTGCGCGCGGCGCAGCCCGGACAGGCCCCTGACGAAGTCCAGCAGGTCCTCCTCCCCCTCGACCAGCGACCAGTCGACCCAGGAGATCTCGTTGTCCTGGCAGTAGGCGTTGTTGTTGCCGCCCTGGGTCCGGCCGAACTCGTCGCCCGCCAGCACCATCGGCACGCCCTGCGAGATGAAGAGGGTGGCCAGGTAGTTGCGGCGCTGGCGGTGGCGCAGGCGCACGATCTCCGGATCCTCCACCGGGCCCTCGGCGCCGCAGTTCCACGACCGGTTGTCGTCGGTGCCGTCGCGGTTGTTCTCCTCGTTGGCCTCGTTGTGCTTGCGGTCGTAGGAGACCAGGTCGGTCAGGGTGAAGCCGTCGTGGCAGGTGACGAAGTTGATGGAGGCCACCGGGCGGCGGCCGGAGGTGGCGTAGAGGTCGGCGGACCCGGTCAGCCGGGAGGCGAACTCGGGCAGCGCGGAGCCGTTCCCCCGCCAGAAGTCACGCACGCTGTCACGGTATTTGCCGTTCCACTCCGTCCACAGGGGCGGGAAGTTGCCGACCTGGTAGCCGCCGGGGCCGACGTCCCACGGTTCGGCGATCAGCTTCACCTGGGAGATCACCGGGTCCTGCTGGATCAGGTCGAAGAACGCGCTCAGCCGGTCGACGTCGTGCAGCTCGCGGGCGAGGGCGGCGGCCAGGTCGAACCGGAACCCGTCCACGTGCATCTCCATGACCCAGTAGCGCAGCGAGTCCATGATGAGCTGCAGCGCGTGGGGGGAGCGGACGTTGAGGGAGTTGCCGCAGCCGGTGTAGTCGAGGTAGTAACGCCGGTCGCCGTCGTGCAGCCGGTAGTAGGCCGTGTTGTCGATGCCCCGGAAGCCCAGCGTGGGCCCCATGTGGTCGCCCTCGGCGGTGTGGTTGTAGACCACGTCGAGGATGACCTCGATCCCGGCCTCGTGCAGCGCCCGCACCATCGCCTTGAACTCCAGCACCTGCTCGCCACGCTGCCCCGAGCTGGAGTAGGCGTTGTGCGGGGCCAGGTAGGCGATCGTGTTGTAGCCCCAGTAGTTCGTCAGCCCCCGGGCGACCATCGCGTGCTCGGGCACGAACTGGTGCACCGGCATCAGCTCGACCGCGGTGACGCCCAGGCTCAGCAGGTGCTCGATGACCGCCGGATGCCCCAGGGCCGCGTAGGTGCCGCGCTGCTCCTCGGGGACCGCCGGATGGCGCATGGTGAGCCCGCGCACGTGCGCCTCGTAGATGACGGTCTGGTGGTACGGCGTGCGGGGCAGCCGGTCGTCACCCCATTCGAAGAACGGGTTGACCACCACGTTCTTCGGCATGAAGGGCGCGCTGTCGGTGTCGTTGTGGCCGGCCGGGTCGGTGAACGGGTAGGAGAACAGCGCCTCGTTCCACGACAGGTCGCCTTCGACGGCCTTGGCGTAGGGGTCCAGCAGCAACTTGGCGGGGTTGCACCGGTGCCCCTGGGAGGGCTCGTCGGGGCCGTGGACGCGGTAGCCGTACCGCTGTCCCGGCATGACCCCCGGGAAGTAGCCGTGCCAGACGAATCCATCCACCTCTGGCAGGTCGATGCGTTCCTCGCGGCCGTCGTCTCCGAAAAGGCACAGCTCGACCCGCTCGGCCACCTCGGAGAACACCGAAAAGTTGGTGCCCACGCCATCCCAGGTGCCACCGAGTGGATACGGCTCTCCAGGCCAGACTTCGCGCATGTGGCCCTATTCTCCTCCAGTTAAGCCCTCGTGCGCAGGGTGTCGTCGTGCTTGTCACCCTTGTGCGGCGGGGGGACACGAGCGGCCGGACCGGCTGCCGGAGCATCGGGGAGCTCACGAGGTTACCCAGGTCTTCTTCGGCTGCTTGCTCTGTTGATCGGATCGTGACCGGGCCGCGGGGACGGCCCTCGGCCGGGACACGACGCCGTCGGGTGTCCCGGTCACCGGATGGTGCGCCCAGCAGGGCGGGATTGCCTGAGTGTATGTGCCCCCGGGCACTGTGCGGAACACCCGGCGGCAGGGCCGGGACCTGCGGATTCGGCGCGCCGGTCCGGGGCGGGGCGGGAGCCGGGCGCGGGGCCGAGGGGCCGTGCGGGAGCCGCGGGGACGGGCGGGCCGGAGGCCGTGCGGGAGCCGTGGGGCTGTACGGGAGCCGCGGGGACGGGCGGGCCCGGGGTGCCCGGCCGGGGAGCCGGGCCGGGACGGCCGGGGCGGAGTGCCGGCCGTCGGGGCGCCGGGAGGCCCTCTCGTGGCCGCGCACGCCGCGGACGGGCGTGCGCGGCCACGGGAGGCCGGAGATCAGCTCAGCAGCTCGGCGTCGAGGGTGATCGTCGTGCCCGCCAGGGCCTTGCTCACCGGGCAGTTGGCCTTGGCCGTCTCGGCCGCCTTCTGGAACTCCTCGGCCGACAGGCCGGGGACCTGGGCGCGGACCGAGATGACGATCCCGGTGATGCCCTCGCCCGGCTGGAAGGTCACATCGGCCTTGGTCTCCACCGTCTGCGGCGGGGTGCCGGCCTGCGCCAGCCCGTGGGACAGGGCCATCGAGAAGCAGGAGGAGTGCGCCGCCGCGATGAGCTCCTCCGGCGAGGTCTTGCCGTTGGCCTGCTCGGCCCGCGAGGGCCAGGACACGTCGAAGGTGCCCACTCCGGAGGAGTCGAGCGAGACGGTGCCCGAACCGTCGAGCAGCGCACCCTTCCACTGAGTCGTCGCGGTACGTGTCGTCGCCATGGCGATGTCCTTTCGATCACGAAGCGTTAACCATCAACGACCCTACTCGCCGGGAGAGCGGTGATCATCCCCGGAGCGCTCGTTGCCGCCCGCCCGTCTCCGCCCGCGCCGCTCTCATTGGTCCACGGGAGAACAATCGTCACTTTCAGTCGCCATTCATGTCCGTTCTGTAATCGAACCCTCGGTGCCGGACGTAAGAACGGTGACGGCATGTTGGGAAGGGGCGGCCGTGTCGGAGGACGACGAGGAGAAATGGTTCGATTGGATGTTCCGCACCTTCTATGAGCCCGTGTGGGCGTACGCGGCGCGCCGGGTCGGCCTCGCGGTGGCCGACGACATCGCCTCCTGCACCTTTCACACCGCCTGGCGCAAGAGGCACCGGATCCCCCGGGACGACGACCGGGCCGTCGTCGCCTGGCTGTACCGCGTGGCCTGGGGGCACGTCAGGAACGCCACCCGCGGTGAGTGCCGCAGGCAGCGGCTGGCGGGGCTGCTGCGGCAGCTGCCGCCCGACCCGCCCGGGGGCGGCTCCCGTGACGAGGAGGTCCGCGGCGCGATGGAGACGGCCATGGCGCGGCTGCGCCCCAAGGACGGCGAGGTCCTGCGCCTGCACTACTGGGAGGACCTCGCCGTCGAGGAGATCGGCCGGATCCTCGGCCTGACGCCCAACGCGGTCCGCGTACGGCTGTGCCGGGCCCGCCTGCGGCTGGCCGAGTCCCTGCGCGGGATGCACCTGGAGTGCGGGGAGGGGGAGCGGTGATCCCGGAAGACCACGACGAGATCCGCGAGCTGATGGTCCGGCACAACCCGGTCCCCCCGCATACGGCGCGCGGGGCCGGTCCCGGCGCGGAGGAGGCTCTCCGGCGGGTCATGCGCGGGGACGCCGCCCGGCGGCCCGGACGGCCGTGGGGGCTGCGGGGGAGAGGGGCGGCGCTGGCGGTCACGGCCCTCGGGGTCGCCGTGGCGGCGGTGGTCCCCTTCCGGATCCCGCCGCAGCCCGGGCCGGTCCCGGCGCCCGCCGGGGCCACGCCGCCGCCGGGCCCCGCCGGCCGTGCCGGCCCGGAGCTCTCGGAGGGCCTGGCGAGGATCGCCCGCATCGCGGCCAGCGAGCCCCTGGGGCAGCCGCCGCCCCGCCCGATGGCGTCCTTCCCGCCGGCCTCGGCCGAGCTGCTGGAGCTGGCCGCCCTCGCCGAGGCCCGGCCGCGTCCCGAGGCCGGGCCGTGGAGCTACGTCAGGACCGAGGAGTGGCTGCTGGCCACCACCGTGGGGCCGGGCGACGCGACCTCGGAGATCATGCCGTGGGTGGTCCGGCGCTGGGCCCCGGTGAGCGGCCGGGGGACCTACCGCACGCTGCGGACGGCGGGCAGGCCGTTCGGGGGCGGCGGCTGGGCGAGGATCTCGCCCGAGGTCCGGCACTCGGTCCCGGGCCCGGCCGAGAACACCGGCCGGGCGGCGGACCTGCGGCCGCGGGCGGCCACGCTGTCGCGCTCCGGGCCACGGCTGCGCGGGCAGCTCCTGGCCACCGAGCCGCAGACCACGATGACGCGCACACGCCGCCTCGTCCGGGCGATGGAGAACCTCCACTCCCACGACGTGGTCGAGCCGGAGCTGGCGGCGGCGCTGTGGCGGGTCCTCGCCCGCCAGGGCGACCTGCGCTCGCTCGGGCCGCTCAGGGACCGGTCGGGGAGGCCGGGACGGGGGTTCGGATTCGAGGACGGGCCGCTGCTGGGGGTGTTCGTCGTCAGCCCGGCCACGGGCGGGCTGCTGGCGACCGAGCTCATCAGGCTCGCCGGCGACCCCGGGTCCCTCCGTCCGGCAGTCGAGGAGTATCGGACCTACGCCGTCAGCGGCTGGGTCGACGGCGAGGGACGGACGCCGTGACCGGCCGGTCGCGGCCGGCGGCCCGGGACGGCGGGTGAGCGCCGGGCCGTCCGGGGCCCGGCGGACGCGCGGATTCAGAGATCACGGCAGTCGCGCAGGGTGGGATGGGCGTTCACCCAGCGCCACGCGCCCACGGGGTCGGTGTTTCCGTAGCCCCTGCCCGGCGGGAAACAGCTCCCGCGTTCGTCCGGGCTCCGCCGGACGAGAAAAACGAAAGGGCGGTCGTTTTTTATGGACATGATAATTCCCGTCCCGTTCAGCTTTATCGGCCCGGTCACCTTGACGGCCTGACGGGATCCCTCGAACGCCCGGCGGTCGTACAGGCATACCGCGTTGTCGAGGACGCCGTCCTCGTCGCAGTCGCGCTCGGCGCCCCGCCGGGCGGCGCCGCAGGACGGCGGCCGGAACGTGATCACCTCCGCGCCGTCGCCGTAGGAGAGCGCGTCCGGCGGGACGAACCGCCCGTCGGGTGCCCTCTCCAGCTGCGAGGCGACCGCCCGGGCGGTGTCGGACTCGCACCGGGACGGCGCGGCCGCGCGGGAGGTCGCGCCGGAGACCGTGCCGGGGAGCGCACCGGAGACCGTGCCGGGGGCCGCGGCGAGGATCCCCGAGAGGAGGACGGCGCATGCCGCGCCCGGTCTCCTGGAGCTGATTCTCATGATTAGTCCTTTTCGCGGGGGCCAATCGCGGCGGCGATATCCGACCGGTTTTCGCAGATATGAGAGTAGACCGGCGGATGGGGTACGCACCGGTAAGGGATCGCGTTCTTTCCACAACGAACATCCGCGCATCTGCCTGTAATGAACGCTGCTCCGGCGGACGTTTACCACCGGAAACACTTCCCGGCAGAACGGAGCGCCCCGGATGCGGATCCCACCTTGGAACCAGACGGGTTACCCCGGCCACCGCGAGCCGCTGCCCCGCGACGGCACCCGCGACTGCGGAGTGCTGGAGCGGGTGATCCGCCGGCACTGGTCCGGGGCGCCACGGCGGGAGCTGGTGGCCGCGGTGGACGAGCTCGCCGGGCTCCCCGTGCACCTGGCGACCCGGCTGGCCGAGGACCTCGACGGGATCTGGCTCGGCGCCGACACGCTCGCCGAGCAGCCGGAGCCGGACGGCTCCTGCGACGCCCGGGTGGCCGACTCCGCCGGCCTCTACATGGGGCGCACGGTCGTCATCGCCGGCGGGGCGCACTCGTCCGGGGCGCTGGTCCACCACATGATCGGACACGCGCTGTGCGACCTGGACGAGACGGACCGGACCCCGGAGTGGCGCAGGATCATGCGGTTCTGCCGTCCGCTGCTCGGCCTGGACCGCTACCGGGACCACCCCTCCGAGTGGTGGGCCGAGACCTACGCGCTCTGCGCGAGCCGCAGGCTCGACCGGCTCGTCCGGCTGCTGGCCGGCGACGGCGGGGCCGCCGCGGCCGTGGCGGCCTACCACCAGAGGCGTCAGGGGTGGGTCAGATGACGGCCCGCTCGATGAGGGCGTCCAGATCCAGGCGCGGGGGAAGGGTGCCGAAGGCGCGTCCCGCCTCACCGGCCAGACGGGAGGCGCAGAAGGCGTCGGCGACGGCCGCGGGCGCCAGCCGTACGAGCAGGGAGGCCTGCAGGACCAGGGCCATGTCCTCGGCGACGCGGCGGGCGCGGGCCTCGATGTCGGTCAGGTCGCCCAGGGACTTGCGCAGGCGGTCGACGGCCTCGTCCAGGTGCCGGTCGGCCCCGGCGGCGAGCGTGACCTCGGAGAAGAACGCCTCCAGCGTCTCCGGCTCGCGGCCCAGCGCGCGCAGCACGTCCAGTGCCGCCACGTTCCCCGAGCCCTCCCAGATGCCGTTGAGCGGCGACTCGCGGAACAGCCGGGGCATCTGTGACTCCTCGACGTAGCCGTTGCCGCCCAGGCACTCCAGCGCCTCGGCCGCGTGGACGGGCCCGCGCTTGCACACCCAGTATTTGCCCACCGCCAGCGTGGTGCGGCGCAGCGCGCTCTCGGCCCGGTCCCCGGCGACGGCCCGGTCGGTGGCACCGGCCAGCCGCGTCATCAGGGTGGTCGCGGCCTCCGACTCCAGGGCCAGGTCGGCCAGGACGTTGCGCATCAGCGGCTGGTCGATCAGCCTCCTGCCGAACGCGCCGCGGTGCGTGGCGTGGTGGACGGCCTGCGTCACGCCGTAGCGCATGCCGGCCGCCGAGCCGATCACGCAGTCCAGCCGGGTCATGTTGACCATCTCCAGGATGGTCCGCACGCCCCGGCCCTCCTCACCCACCAGCCAGGCGACCGCGCCGTGATACTCCACCTCGGCGCTGGCGTTGGACCGGTTGCCCAGCTTGTCCTTCAGCCGCATCAGGCGCACGGCGTTGCGGGTGCCGTCGGGCAGGACCCGGGGGAGCAGGAAGCACGACAGGCCGCCGGGAGCCTGGGCGAGGACCAGGAACACATCGCACATCGGGGCGGAGTTGAACCACTTGTGCCCGGTCAGGGCGTAACCACCGTCCCCCAGGGGCTCGGCCCGGGTGGTGCCGGCGCGGACGTCGGAGCCGCCCTGCTTCTCGGTCATCGCCATCCCCGCGAGCACCCCGCGCTTGCCCAGCGGCGGGCGCAGCCCGAAGTCGTAGCTGCGGGAGGTCAGCAGGGGCTCCCAGTCGGCGGCGAGCGCGGGGCTGTGGCGCAGCGCGGCGACCGCGGCGTAGGTCATGGAGATCGGGCAGCCGTGCCCCGCCTCCACCTGGCTCCAGAGGTAGAACTTGGCCGCGCGGGCCACGTGCGCGCCGGGCCGGGCACTGGACCACGGGGCGGCGTGC
Coding sequences:
- a CDS encoding ATP-dependent DNA ligase: MRLPIAPPLAPMLAKTVNGLPPQDGTLFYEPKWDGFRCVVFRDGDEVYLGSRNERPFTRYFPELVEAVKAELPDRVVVDGEIVVRDGQLLDFEALQQRIHPAASRVKLLAEQTPASFIAFDLPALGEESLLEAPFSERRARLESIFGGAGRAIRLTPVTTSEEQAAEWFDTFEGAGLDGIVVKPGGLPYQPDKRVMSKVKHERTADVVVAGYRWHKSGPVVGSLLLGLHDSGGTLRHVGVAAAFSMKRRAELVEELAPYVSQDGHPWSAESLPGAVSKWSATKDLSFVPLRSELVLEVAYDHMEGSRFRHVAQFRRWRPDRTPESCTFEQLERPLSYDLDDILAG
- a CDS encoding pyrimidine reductase family protein, with translation MRLIHPMTSGDVDLARVYAYPDGRCVRVNMVASADGGTWLEGLSGGLSGKGDRRVFGVLRGLADVIVAGAATVRAEGYGPARPRESWRPLREGRPAAPPVAVVTRRLDLDLTGPLFAEAGPDSRTIVITCDAAPRDRREEAARHAEVIVAGHDRVDLAAAVGELGERGLGRVLCEGGAKINAQLAAAGLVDELCLTLSPMLIGGDASRVLDGPASLTRLHLAHVLEEDGFLFTRYIRSPGEPVR
- the glgX gene encoding glycogen debranching protein GlgX, which gives rise to MREVWPGEPYPLGGTWDGVGTNFSVFSEVAERVELCLFGDDGREERIDLPEVDGFVWHGYFPGVMPGQRYGYRVHGPDEPSQGHRCNPAKLLLDPYAKAVEGDLSWNEALFSYPFTDPAGHNDTDSAPFMPKNVVVNPFFEWGDDRLPRTPYHQTVIYEAHVRGLTMRHPAVPEEQRGTYAALGHPAVIEHLLSLGVTAVELMPVHQFVPEHAMVARGLTNYWGYNTIAYLAPHNAYSSSGQRGEQVLEFKAMVRALHEAGIEVILDVVYNHTAEGDHMGPTLGFRGIDNTAYYRLHDGDRRYYLDYTGCGNSLNVRSPHALQLIMDSLRYWVMEMHVDGFRFDLAAALARELHDVDRLSAFFDLIQQDPVISQVKLIAEPWDVGPGGYQVGNFPPLWTEWNGKYRDSVRDFWRGNGSALPEFASRLTGSADLYATSGRRPVASINFVTCHDGFTLTDLVSYDRKHNEANEENNRDGTDDNRSWNCGAEGPVEDPEIVRLRHRQRRNYLATLFISQGVPMVLAGDEFGRTQGGNNNAYCQDNEISWVDWSLVEGEEDLLDFVRGLSGLRRAHPVFQRRRFFHGRKAEDGTRDIVWLTPAGEEMSASDWHTGYAKSLTVFLNGDAITEPGPRGEPILDDSFLLLINGHHEDMDFTVPDAKYGTEWRTVLDTADDRPVDGRSAERVWPPEAVVPVTSRSMQILRCPRT
- a CDS encoding OsmC family protein codes for the protein MATTRTATTQWKGALLDGSGTVSLDSSGVGTFDVSWPSRAEQANGKTSPEELIAAAHSSCFSMALSHGLAQAGTPPQTVETKADVTFQPGEGITGIVISVRAQVPGLSAEEFQKAAETAKANCPVSKALAGTTITLDAELLS
- a CDS encoding RNA polymerase sigma factor, with translation MSEDDEEKWFDWMFRTFYEPVWAYAARRVGLAVADDIASCTFHTAWRKRHRIPRDDDRAVVAWLYRVAWGHVRNATRGECRRQRLAGLLRQLPPDPPGGGSRDEEVRGAMETAMARLRPKDGEVLRLHYWEDLAVEEIGRILGLTPNAVRVRLCRARLRLAESLRGMHLECGEGER
- a CDS encoding isovaleryl-CoA dehydrogenase; this encodes MTHDVFNQVPPLTGHDVSADPALLAGTARENAGWATEELRRLGTLAGSEQAGEWGRLANEHPPVLRTHDRYGHRIDEVDFHPAWHELMTVAVENGLHAAPWSSARPGAHVARAAKFYLWSQVEAGHGCPISMTYAAVAALRHSPALAADWEPLLTSRSYDFGLRPPLGKRGVLAGMAMTEKQGGSDVRAGTTRAEPLGDGGYALTGHKWFNSAPMCDVFLVLAQAPGGLSCFLLPRVLPDGTRNAVRLMRLKDKLGNRSNASAEVEYHGAVAWLVGEEGRGVRTILEMVNMTRLDCVIGSAAGMRYGVTQAVHHATHRGAFGRRLIDQPLMRNVLADLALESEAATTLMTRLAGATDRAVAGDRAESALRRTTLAVGKYWVCKRGPVHAAEALECLGGNGYVEESQMPRLFRESPLNGIWEGSGNVAALDVLRALGREPETLEAFFSEVTLAAGADRHLDEAVDRLRKSLGDLTDIEARARRVAEDMALVLQASLLVRLAPAAVADAFCASRLAGEAGRAFGTLPPRLDLDALIERAVI